The proteins below are encoded in one region of Bremerella sp. P1:
- a CDS encoding DUF1559 domain-containing protein → MRGFTLVELLVVIAIIGVLIALLLPAVQQAREAARRSQCSNNLKQLGLALHNYHDTNEAFPSRAQGGGGCDAWYSGVSAFVPLTPYLEQNAVYELWAPRLNGNGGCYVNTEFEGSRAQIPGLLCPSDNDLRTHRELGLTNYATVVSDHWMETTGAQGEDKQPRGMFGWNSFFNIADLKDGSSNTIAMAEIIRPASEGARGDTAIINFSKPSDCTASTVWLGNKFASGLTFQPLVDKHGYSWHPGNVIYTSVTTIIPPNGPSCAREQNFWTEAMMTSNSRHPGGVQVVFADGSSQFINETIDAGNQDASPNWNGKSAYGVWGALGTRSGGEIHDF, encoded by the coding sequence ATGAGGGGATTTACCCTCGTGGAACTTTTGGTGGTAATTGCCATCATAGGTGTGCTGATAGCGCTGCTGTTACCCGCCGTACAACAGGCACGGGAGGCCGCAAGACGCTCGCAATGTTCGAATAATCTCAAACAATTAGGCTTGGCGCTCCACAATTACCACGACACCAACGAAGCTTTTCCTTCCCGAGCCCAAGGGGGTGGAGGCTGCGATGCTTGGTATAGCGGGGTCAGTGCGTTCGTGCCGCTGACTCCCTATCTGGAGCAAAATGCGGTTTATGAACTGTGGGCGCCACGTCTCAATGGCAACGGCGGCTGCTACGTAAATACTGAGTTTGAAGGGTCTCGCGCCCAGATCCCCGGCCTGCTTTGTCCTTCCGATAACGATCTCAGAACCCATCGCGAGTTGGGGCTGACAAATTATGCGACGGTCGTGTCGGATCACTGGATGGAAACCACCGGTGCGCAGGGGGAAGATAAGCAGCCGCGCGGAATGTTTGGCTGGAATTCCTTCTTCAATATTGCGGACCTGAAAGACGGGTCGAGCAACACGATTGCCATGGCCGAGATCATCCGCCCAGCATCGGAAGGTGCCCGCGGGGACACGGCGATTATCAACTTCTCGAAACCGAGCGACTGTACCGCGAGCACGGTCTGGTTGGGCAATAAGTTCGCCAGTGGTCTGACGTTTCAGCCGCTGGTCGACAAGCATGGATACAGCTGGCATCCCGGCAACGTCATCTACACAAGTGTAACGACGATCATTCCTCCCAACGGTCCTTCGTGTGCCCGAGAGCAGAACTTCTGGACCGAAGCCATGATGACATCCAACAGTCGTCACCCAGGTGGTGTTCAGGTGGTCTTTGCCGACGGTTCGTCTCAGTTCATCAACGAAACAATCGATGCTGGTAATCAGGATGCCTCGCCCAACTGGAATGGCAAATCTGCCTACGGTGTGTGGGGTGCTTTGGGAACTCGTTCCGGAGGGGAAATCCATGATTTCTAA
- a CDS encoding DUF1559 family PulG-like putative transporter, with protein sequence MNSKRYSGFTLVELLVVIAIIGVLIALLLPAVQQAREAARRMECKNNMKQIGLAMHNYHDSLGSFPPGAVATTPASDHNLGNSGSWSADMSRAPWTVLILPYMEESALHDSFDFGKTFAWAFNQNLTVHGASSYDTSSNNNHVYQTKSMPKYICPSFTTGRFPTLSYHAVCGGGPTPNDQDQYNGHNGYSGRVYFNNGVFWRNSKTRFADITDGTTNVLIVGETIYAMKGNTCCEMTTWASGYRHTANDPLLVGTSAAVRQINSGPDVNGNQVNTFNYVTSTFGSEHPGGAQFVLGDGSVQFLSEVIDINAYRSLAVRGDGLPIGGPQF encoded by the coding sequence ATGAACTCGAAGAGGTACTCGGGTTTTACCCTAGTCGAACTCTTGGTCGTCATCGCCATCATTGGCGTGTTGATCGCATTGCTTTTGCCTGCCGTGCAGCAAGCCCGAGAAGCCGCACGCCGCATGGAATGTAAGAACAACATGAAGCAGATTGGCTTGGCGATGCATAACTATCACGATTCGCTCGGGTCTTTCCCACCTGGGGCGGTCGCGACTACGCCGGCCTCGGATCACAATCTAGGAAATAGCGGAAGCTGGAGCGCGGACATGTCACGAGCTCCGTGGACCGTATTAATTCTTCCTTACATGGAAGAATCGGCTCTGCACGATTCGTTTGATTTCGGTAAGACGTTTGCCTGGGCATTCAATCAGAACCTGACGGTGCATGGTGCCTCCAGCTATGACACGTCAAGCAACAACAACCATGTCTATCAGACGAAGTCGATGCCGAAGTATATCTGTCCTTCGTTCACGACGGGCCGCTTTCCCACGTTGAGCTACCACGCGGTATGCGGTGGTGGACCAACGCCGAATGACCAGGATCAATACAACGGCCACAATGGTTACAGCGGTCGCGTGTACTTCAATAACGGTGTCTTCTGGAGAAACTCGAAGACGCGTTTCGCAGATATCACCGACGGAACCACCAACGTGCTGATCGTGGGTGAAACCATCTATGCCATGAAGGGAAATACCTGCTGCGAAATGACGACCTGGGCTTCAGGCTATCGTCACACGGCGAACGATCCACTTCTTGTGGGAACTTCGGCAGCGGTCCGGCAGATCAACAGTGGGCCGGATGTGAATGGCAACCAGGTCAACACCTTTAACTACGTGACATCTACCTTCGGCAGTGAGCATCCTGGCGGAGCACAGTTCGTGCTCGGCGATGGTTCGGTTCAATTCCTTAGCGAAGTGATCGACATCAATGCTTACCGCTCGTTGGCCGTACGAGGCGATGGGCTGCCGATCGGCGGACCGCAGTTTTAA
- a CDS encoding DUF1559 domain-containing protein, which translates to MSTTKAKGFTLVELLVVIAIIGVLIALLLPAVQQAREAARRIQCTNHLKQLGLAMHNYHDTFQSFPYGQFNGQQEEDTSQNPNRSTWFVALLPFVEQSAMYDTVKPNMGLSSANTWDANVRRTVVEGFVCPSDPWGGKVGNDGFQGNYVANATHEVMGRWNSKQASMMSGLFFAGSHINLKDITDGTSNTLMFGEIRQSPQANCTIGNYWNGWAMESMFCTVYGVNTPAPDFVPSGADAENPWRDTQEIPLSPGAMTAYPLRSAHPGGAMVTRADGSASFLPETINTVNLQNLSNRADGNVITSF; encoded by the coding sequence ATGTCAACAACCAAGGCAAAGGGATTTACGCTGGTGGAGCTTTTGGTGGTGATCGCCATCATTGGAGTGCTGATCGCGCTTCTGCTTCCCGCAGTGCAGCAAGCTCGTGAGGCGGCTCGACGTATTCAATGCACCAACCACCTGAAGCAACTCGGGCTGGCGATGCACAACTATCACGATACGTTCCAAAGCTTTCCATACGGTCAGTTCAACGGCCAGCAGGAAGAAGATACTTCTCAAAACCCCAATCGTTCGACATGGTTTGTCGCGCTGCTTCCCTTCGTCGAACAGTCAGCCATGTACGACACAGTGAAACCGAACATGGGGTTGTCTTCGGCTAATACCTGGGATGCCAATGTCCGGAGAACGGTCGTGGAAGGCTTCGTTTGCCCATCCGATCCGTGGGGAGGCAAGGTCGGCAATGATGGTTTTCAGGGAAACTATGTGGCTAACGCGACCCATGAGGTGATGGGCCGCTGGAATTCGAAGCAGGCCTCGATGATGAGTGGTCTCTTCTTTGCCGGGTCACACATCAACTTGAAAGACATTACCGACGGAACGAGCAACACGCTGATGTTTGGCGAAATCCGACAGAGCCCGCAAGCAAATTGCACGATCGGCAATTACTGGAACGGCTGGGCGATGGAATCAATGTTCTGCACGGTCTATGGCGTCAATACGCCTGCTCCGGACTTCGTGCCCTCGGGAGCCGATGCCGAGAACCCATGGCGCGACACGCAGGAGATTCCACTGAGTCCTGGGGCAATGACTGCCTATCCTCTGCGAAGTGCACACCCTGGTGGAGCGATGGTGACTCGTGCCGATGGATCGGCATCTTTCCTGCCGGAAACGATCAACACGGTCAATCTGCAAAATCTTTCTAATCGAGCTGATGGCAACGTGATCACTTCGTTCTAA
- a CDS encoding DUF423 domain-containing protein — protein MIRYNLILGAFFGMVVVIGGPIGEPYAKMKFSDDLKEKAVMVAGPPLADGSPGPAVMEISTVDRQESAQRWESYQDGLRYIAFHTLALTVLGLASQGGWGQAIGGIGFAVGTLLFGCGTAVAAVFDAPTFAVFASVGAMFLLAGWIGLFIAAISVRPAVATEA, from the coding sequence ATGATTCGATACAACCTTATTCTGGGCGCATTCTTCGGGATGGTGGTTGTCATTGGAGGTCCCATTGGCGAGCCCTATGCGAAGATGAAATTCAGTGACGACCTGAAGGAAAAGGCTGTCATGGTTGCCGGGCCTCCGCTGGCTGATGGTTCACCCGGACCAGCGGTCATGGAGATCAGCACGGTGGACCGGCAGGAAAGTGCCCAGCGTTGGGAGTCGTATCAAGACGGCCTACGCTATATTGCCTTCCATACGCTTGCCCTGACCGTCCTGGGACTTGCTTCCCAGGGAGGCTGGGGGCAGGCGATTGGTGGCATTGGCTTTGCGGTAGGTACCCTGCTATTTGGATGTGGCACGGCCGTCGCTGCTGTTTTCGATGCACCGACATTTGCCGTCTTTGCGTCGGTCGGCGCCATGTTTTTGCTGGCTGGCTGGATTGGGCTTTTCATAGCGGCGATTTCAGTTCGCCCAGCCGTGGCGACAGAAGCGTAG
- the glmS gene encoding glutamine--fructose-6-phosphate transaminase (isomerizing) yields the protein MCGIVGYVGDHRAADFLLEGLRRLEYRGYDSAGIAAVDRNSHIHIVKTAGRIDSLADRLADEMPVGTTGIGHTRWATHGPATQTNAHPHPGPHGDIVVVHNGVIENYAALKNRLQQKGYQFQSDTDTEVIAFMLEDGFKQLSIPPGKAPSDDALVGLIQKVLAQLQGTYGVGILFRCRPDLVIAARLGSPLVIGVSEDAHFLASDASPLVGYTDKIVYLTDHQVALIKADSLQIAHRDLGEVTHSVEKLEIASGDVELGDFEHYMLKEIFEQPQSIENAMRGRLNLDNATAVFGGLNLTPQELRGVDRILLTACGTSWHAAMVGEYLIEEMARIPVEVEYASELRYRNPPVPRRTLVFGITQSGETADTLAALREMKRKGHPTLAICNVVGSSIAQEADGGIYLHAGPEVGVASTKAYTSQLVVMAMLGLYFGRLNHLSFDQGYRIIRAMQALPDAVRKALTTQDQARKIAEKYQTSNNFLYLGRYFNFPTALEGALKLKEISYIHAEGYPAAELKHGPIALVDENTPSVFIMPQGVVYDKVMSNLQEIKARGGPVIAIASEDDHEIDNYADDVIRIPTVEEFLQPIVSVIPLQFIAYHIALLRGCDVDKPRNLAKSVTVE from the coding sequence ATGTGTGGCATTGTCGGGTACGTCGGAGATCACCGAGCAGCAGACTTTCTCCTGGAAGGCCTGCGGCGTCTGGAATACCGCGGATACGACAGCGCAGGCATTGCGGCCGTGGATCGCAATTCTCACATTCACATTGTGAAGACAGCCGGTCGCATTGACTCTTTGGCCGATCGACTGGCGGATGAGATGCCCGTCGGCACCACCGGCATCGGACATACGCGTTGGGCGACGCACGGCCCCGCGACGCAGACAAATGCTCACCCTCACCCGGGACCACACGGCGATATCGTTGTGGTTCATAACGGAGTGATCGAAAACTATGCGGCACTCAAGAATCGACTCCAGCAAAAGGGATATCAATTCCAAAGCGACACCGATACCGAGGTGATCGCGTTCATGCTGGAGGATGGTTTCAAGCAACTTTCGATTCCACCTGGCAAAGCCCCAAGCGATGATGCACTTGTGGGACTGATCCAAAAAGTTCTGGCGCAGCTCCAAGGGACTTACGGTGTCGGTATCCTCTTCCGCTGCCGGCCCGATCTGGTGATTGCCGCACGGCTGGGTAGTCCGCTGGTGATCGGCGTATCGGAAGACGCCCACTTCCTGGCCAGCGATGCCTCGCCTCTGGTTGGCTATACCGACAAGATCGTTTACCTGACCGATCACCAAGTCGCGCTGATCAAAGCCGACTCGCTGCAAATCGCTCACCGTGACCTGGGTGAGGTCACCCACAGCGTCGAGAAGCTCGAGATTGCTTCCGGGGATGTCGAACTCGGGGACTTCGAGCACTACATGCTTAAGGAAATCTTCGAGCAGCCTCAGTCGATCGAAAACGCAATGCGTGGACGTTTGAATCTCGACAATGCGACCGCCGTTTTTGGAGGGCTCAATCTGACGCCCCAGGAACTCCGCGGCGTGGACCGAATCCTTCTCACCGCGTGTGGCACCAGCTGGCATGCGGCGATGGTCGGAGAATACCTGATCGAAGAGATGGCGCGGATTCCAGTCGAAGTGGAGTACGCCTCAGAACTTCGCTACCGCAACCCACCGGTACCACGTCGCACGCTGGTGTTTGGCATTACGCAAAGTGGCGAAACGGCCGATACGCTCGCCGCTTTGCGAGAGATGAAACGCAAAGGTCATCCGACGCTGGCCATTTGCAATGTCGTTGGAAGCAGCATTGCCCAAGAGGCGGACGGGGGCATCTATCTGCACGCCGGCCCCGAAGTGGGCGTGGCTTCTACCAAAGCATACACATCGCAACTCGTCGTGATGGCGATGCTGGGGCTTTATTTTGGTCGCCTCAATCACCTGAGCTTCGACCAAGGCTACCGCATCATCCGCGCGATGCAGGCCCTTCCCGATGCTGTTCGTAAAGCACTGACCACCCAAGACCAGGCTCGCAAGATTGCAGAAAAGTACCAGACCTCGAACAACTTCCTGTACCTGGGTCGCTACTTCAACTTCCCGACCGCCCTGGAAGGCGCCTTGAAGCTGAAAGAAATCAGCTACATCCATGCGGAAGGCTACCCTGCCGCGGAACTCAAGCACGGGCCGATTGCCTTGGTCGATGAAAACACGCCAAGCGTCTTCATCATGCCGCAGGGGGTCGTCTACGACAAAGTGATGAGCAACCTGCAAGAGATCAAAGCCCGTGGTGGCCCCGTGATTGCCATCGCCAGCGAAGACGATCACGAGATCGACAACTACGCCGACGATGTGATTCGCATTCCAACGGTCGAAGAATTCCTGCAGCCAATCGTCTCTGTGATACCATTGCAATTCATTGCGTACCACATTGCCCTGCTACGCGGCTGCGATGTCGACAAGCCGCGAAACCTGGCCAAGAGTGTGACGGTGGAATAA
- the kdsB gene encoding 3-deoxy-manno-octulosonate cytidylyltransferase: MNSLVVIPARLQSTRLPQKLLLAETGKPLIQHTYEAACQAQGNCGVIVATDHPSIENAVCDFGGEAIMTSESCASGTDRVAEVARARPDIDIFINVQGDEPEISAEAIERVRFLLEVNPDVSMATLATPIRSMEKLRDPACVKVVCGDNGRALYFSRSPIPHVRDGYESGLHAEKPAFLQHLGIYAYRRDFLLKLATAPPSDLEQLEKLEQLRVLEMGETILVGTIAEPSIGIDTPDDYAAFVKKMCNR; encoded by the coding sequence CTGAACAGTCTTGTTGTCATTCCCGCACGGCTGCAATCAACACGACTTCCCCAAAAGCTCTTGTTGGCCGAGACCGGCAAGCCGCTCATTCAGCACACTTACGAAGCGGCATGTCAGGCCCAGGGCAATTGCGGCGTGATCGTGGCGACCGATCATCCATCGATTGAAAATGCCGTTTGCGATTTCGGTGGCGAAGCGATCATGACCAGCGAGTCGTGTGCTAGCGGTACCGATCGCGTGGCGGAAGTTGCGAGGGCCCGCCCTGACATCGATATTTTTATCAACGTCCAAGGGGACGAGCCTGAGATCTCTGCCGAGGCGATCGAGCGAGTCCGGTTTCTGCTGGAAGTGAATCCGGATGTCTCGATGGCTACCCTCGCCACCCCTATCCGATCGATGGAAAAGTTGCGGGATCCCGCGTGCGTGAAAGTGGTCTGTGGGGACAACGGCCGAGCGTTATATTTCAGCCGTAGTCCGATTCCGCACGTCCGCGATGGCTACGAAAGCGGCCTCCACGCGGAAAAGCCAGCCTTTTTGCAGCATTTGGGCATCTACGCCTATCGCCGAGATTTTCTGTTGAAACTGGCGACCGCCCCGCCATCGGATCTCGAACAACTGGAAAAGCTTGAACAGTTGCGAGTTTTGGAAATGGGCGAGACCATTTTGGTCGGGACCATCGCCGAGCCAAGTATCGGAATCGATACCCCAGATGACTATGCGGCGTTTGTCAAAAAGATGTGCAATCGCTAG
- a CDS encoding CTP synthase: MAKHIFVTGGVVSSLGKGLTSASVGMLLEQRGLKVKMQKLDPYINVDPGTMSPYQHGEVYVLDDGSETDLDLGHYERFTNSPLTRDSNYTTGQIYMSVINKERRGEFLGKTVQVIPHITDEIKSVIRKLGDDDTDVIITEIGGTVGDIESQPFLEAIRQFPQTVGRENCLFIHLTLVPYLKAAGELKTKPTQHSVGQLREIGIQPDILICRTERNLSRDDREKIALFCNVPIEAVIEEKDKDFSIYEVPISLHDNNLDDLIAGKLGLPQVSSVDLTPWQEILHTLRYPDHEISIAVVGKYAEHKDAYKSIYEAIDHAGIHHKSQIRVGRIQSETLETEGAERMLAGFDGILVPGGFGERGIEGKVEAIRYARERGIPFLGICLGMQCAAIEFARNVVGLEGAHSTEFDKHTPHPVICLLDEQKNITDKGGTMRLGTQPCALEEGTYAREAYGEEEISERHRHRYEFNNVYRDQFKSHGLRFSGLKPDKSLVEILEIEEHPWFVAVQFHPEFKSKPIQAHPLFAGFVGAAIARRRRDAQKDKQQSTKPSSEPADA; the protein is encoded by the coding sequence ATGGCAAAACATATTTTCGTTACCGGCGGCGTTGTTAGTTCACTTGGCAAGGGTTTGACCAGCGCCTCGGTCGGGATGCTCCTCGAGCAGCGCGGCCTCAAGGTCAAGATGCAGAAGCTTGACCCCTATATCAACGTCGACCCAGGGACCATGAGCCCGTATCAGCACGGCGAAGTTTACGTGCTGGATGACGGCAGCGAGACCGACCTCGACCTCGGTCACTACGAGCGATTCACCAATAGTCCGCTGACGCGCGACTCGAACTACACGACCGGCCAAATCTACATGTCGGTCATCAATAAAGAGCGTCGCGGCGAGTTCCTCGGCAAGACGGTCCAGGTTATTCCGCACATTACCGATGAAATCAAGTCGGTGATTCGTAAGCTGGGTGATGACGATACCGATGTGATTATCACCGAAATTGGCGGTACGGTCGGTGACATCGAAAGTCAGCCGTTTCTGGAAGCGATTCGTCAGTTTCCTCAGACGGTCGGCCGGGAAAACTGCTTGTTCATTCACCTGACGCTGGTTCCTTACTTGAAGGCCGCCGGCGAACTGAAGACCAAGCCGACTCAGCACTCGGTTGGACAACTTCGTGAAATCGGTATCCAGCCAGATATTCTGATCTGTCGTACCGAACGCAACTTGAGCCGCGACGATCGTGAGAAGATCGCATTGTTCTGTAACGTGCCGATTGAGGCCGTTATCGAGGAAAAGGACAAGGACTTCTCGATCTATGAAGTGCCGATCAGTCTGCACGATAACAACTTGGACGATTTGATCGCCGGCAAGTTGGGACTGCCCCAAGTTTCGTCCGTCGACTTGACCCCATGGCAAGAGATTCTGCATACGCTGCGTTACCCTGACCACGAGATCAGCATTGCGGTCGTGGGTAAGTACGCCGAGCACAAAGATGCCTACAAGTCGATTTACGAAGCGATCGACCACGCCGGCATTCATCACAAGTCGCAAATCCGCGTCGGTCGTATTCAGAGCGAAACGCTGGAAACCGAAGGGGCCGAACGCATGCTGGCTGGCTTCGACGGAATCCTCGTACCAGGCGGTTTCGGCGAACGCGGCATCGAAGGCAAGGTCGAAGCGATTCGATACGCTCGTGAGCGTGGTATTCCTTTCCTGGGGATTTGTCTCGGGATGCAGTGTGCCGCTATCGAATTTGCCCGCAATGTCGTCGGACTGGAAGGGGCTCACTCAACCGAATTCGACAAGCACACGCCGCATCCGGTGATTTGTTTGCTGGACGAGCAAAAAAATATCACCGACAAGGGCGGAACCATGCGTCTGGGGACGCAGCCTTGTGCGTTGGAAGAAGGTACGTATGCCCGCGAAGCGTACGGTGAAGAAGAAATCAGCGAGCGGCATCGCCATCGCTACGAATTCAACAACGTCTATCGCGACCAGTTCAAGAGTCACGGTCTGCGGTTTTCGGGATTGAAGCCAGACAAGTCGCTCGTCGAGATCCTTGAGATCGAAGAGCATCCTTGGTTTGTCGCGGTTCAATTCCACCCGGAATTCAAAAGCAAGCCGATCCAGGCTCATCCGCTATTCGCAGGCTTCGTGGGTGCGGCAATTGCCCGTCGACGACGGGATGCGCAGAAGGATAAGCAGCAATCGACCAAGCCTTCTTCCGAGCCAGCGGACGCATAG
- a CDS encoding DUF1844 domain-containing protein produces MSEEKDPEKKIIIDSDWKEQVRQEKENLKEEPEAEPSSPPLEPEPEPEVASAPGAGQFPPADFTLLISMLATQAFAAMGHIPDPATGQASKHPEVAKHMIDLLAVLEEKTKGNLDPQENAALESVLHQLRMAYVDSK; encoded by the coding sequence ATGAGCGAAGAAAAAGATCCGGAAAAGAAGATCATTATTGATAGCGATTGGAAAGAGCAAGTCCGCCAAGAGAAAGAGAATCTGAAGGAGGAGCCCGAAGCGGAACCTTCTTCGCCGCCCCTTGAGCCTGAGCCTGAGCCTGAAGTTGCCTCGGCACCGGGTGCCGGACAGTTTCCGCCGGCGGATTTCACGCTCTTGATCTCAATGCTTGCCACCCAGGCTTTTGCTGCGATGGGGCATATCCCCGATCCAGCTACCGGGCAAGCGTCCAAGCACCCCGAGGTCGCCAAGCATATGATCGATCTTTTGGCGGTGCTGGAAGAAAAGACCAAGGGGAATCTTGATCCGCAAGAGAATGCCGCGCTCGAAAGCGTGCTGCATCAGCTGCGAATGGCTTACGTGGATTCGAAGTAG
- a CDS encoding division/cell wall cluster transcriptional repressor MraZ, with protein MGSDEFILGEYSRTLDDRFRLSIPTQITDLVSPKGDDLILVKERPGCLSLWNGPQWQGKLDAGVNLVHAKIAAGKLENKIADVQLLGRLLSTRQRNVTLAGKGRLLIPEGFREFLGVEAGGEVLIVGAAVCVEIWKPEAWLNNLEEKMPEFRSLLDQLSG; from the coding sequence ATGGGGTCGGACGAGTTCATTCTGGGGGAATACAGCCGCACGCTGGACGACCGGTTCCGGTTGTCGATTCCCACGCAGATTACCGACCTGGTTTCTCCAAAAGGGGACGACCTCATCCTGGTCAAAGAACGACCGGGATGCTTGAGCTTATGGAACGGGCCGCAGTGGCAAGGAAAGCTGGATGCCGGAGTGAACCTGGTTCACGCGAAGATCGCCGCCGGCAAGCTGGAAAACAAAATTGCGGACGTCCAACTCTTGGGTCGACTACTTTCCACACGACAACGCAACGTCACGCTGGCCGGAAAAGGGAGATTGCTGATACCGGAGGGATTTCGGGAATTCTTGGGGGTCGAAGCCGGCGGAGAAGTCTTAATCGTCGGGGCTGCCGTGTGTGTCGAAATCTGGAAGCCCGAAGCGTGGCTCAACAATCTCGAAGAGAAGATGCCGGAATTCCGATCCTTGCTGGATCAGCTCAGCGGCTAA
- a CDS encoding beta-ketoacyl-[acyl-carrier-protein] synthase family protein: protein MTKEDAKDPVVITGIGLITSVGKDRESTWSSIQRGTCGIRRMTGISPIEDNLVLGAPVDLPEGYEPRLKILTLNEIAAAEALKDAHVDFGSIDRTRFGCAVSAGMGDARSIFNVLDLPGKTWPVAGGLPHEQFFPCTPSYHVAHTFGLDGPRLSHSTACASGLVELGCAVRAIRDRQCDIALAGSAEAIDPLFVAGFRKMRVLSDDADPVHACRPFDKTRNGFVIGEGSAMFVVERLSHALARGAKIYSEVLGCRMLAEAHHVTGIDMQSDALERLLRITLKSSDLGPRDVDYINCHGTGTQQNDVNEARGIRAAFGPFTNRLCASSIKSMVGHSLNASGSIELAMTALALRDGFVPPTSNLRSIDPEVDMDCVPLVGREQKIQHALKLSVAFGGHLVAVALRRWNDSQSGFAYPERRSDDLRRAAAA from the coding sequence GTGACCAAAGAAGACGCGAAAGATCCGGTTGTCATCACCGGAATCGGACTGATCACATCGGTCGGAAAGGATCGAGAATCGACCTGGTCGTCGATTCAGCGCGGAACGTGCGGAATTCGCCGGATGACCGGCATTTCTCCCATTGAAGACAACTTAGTGCTGGGGGCCCCGGTTGATCTGCCGGAAGGTTACGAACCCCGCCTGAAGATTCTCACGCTCAACGAAATCGCCGCCGCCGAAGCACTCAAAGACGCACACGTAGACTTTGGCAGTATTGATCGAACCCGATTCGGTTGCGCGGTCAGTGCCGGCATGGGAGACGCCCGGTCGATTTTCAATGTCCTTGATCTTCCCGGTAAGACCTGGCCAGTTGCTGGTGGGCTTCCTCACGAGCAGTTTTTCCCGTGCACGCCGTCCTATCATGTCGCTCACACATTCGGTCTGGACGGTCCTCGTCTTTCGCATTCGACTGCATGTGCCAGCGGTTTGGTAGAACTCGGCTGTGCCGTCCGCGCGATTCGAGACCGTCAATGCGATATCGCCTTGGCGGGCAGTGCCGAAGCCATCGACCCATTGTTCGTCGCCGGCTTTCGTAAGATGCGCGTCTTGTCGGACGACGCCGATCCCGTGCATGCTTGCCGTCCATTCGACAAAACACGCAATGGTTTTGTCATTGGAGAAGGCTCGGCCATGTTCGTGGTTGAACGGTTAAGCCATGCGTTGGCTCGCGGGGCAAAGATTTACTCGGAAGTCCTCGGTTGCCGCATGCTGGCCGAGGCGCACCATGTGACTGGAATCGATATGCAAAGTGACGCTCTGGAGCGTCTCTTGCGGATCACCTTAAAGTCGAGCGATTTGGGTCCGCGAGATGTCGACTACATTAATTGCCATGGTACCGGCACCCAGCAAAACGATGTCAACGAAGCTCGTGGTATCCGTGCCGCTTTTGGTCCGTTTACCAATCGACTCTGTGCCAGTAGTATCAAGTCGATGGTCGGGCATTCTTTGAATGCTTCGGGCAGTATTGAACTTGCCATGACCGCGCTGGCACTGCGTGACGGCTTCGTTCCACCGACGTCTAATCTTCGCAGCATCGACCCCGAGGTCGACATGGACTGCGTTCCGTTGGTCGGACGAGAGCAGAAGATCCAGCATGCTTTGAAGCTTTCTGTGGCCTTTGGCGGGCACTTGGTTGCCGTGGCCCTTCGCCGCTGGAATGACTCGCAATCTGGGTTTGCTTATCCAGAACGACGCTCGGACGATTTGCGCCGGGCAGCGGCTGCTTAG